The genomic region AAGTAGTACATGTTCATACGCAGAGCCCGGATCCGCTGTTCACAGGGATTCCGATACCCCCGGTCGGAGGCCGGGGACCCAGTTCGTACCTCATACGGCGACTGGGAACCGGCTCTGCGGAAGACCTCCGAACGACAACTGGAGCCATTGAATGGCACGCGTTTCCGGTGTTGACATCCCGCGCGAAAAGCGCGTGGAGGTTGCCCTCACCTACGTGTTCGGCATCGGCCGGACCCTCTCGCAGAAGACGCTGGCTGACACCGGCGTCAACCCGAACACCCGCGTTCGTGACCTCTCCGAGGAGGAGCTGGTCAGGATCCGCGAGTACGTGGACGCCAACTTCAAGACCGAGGGTGACCTCCGTCGCGAGGTGCAGGCCGACATCCGCCGCAAGGTCGAGATCGGCTGCTACCAGGGTCTGCGTCACCGCCGCGGCCTGCCCGTTCACGGTCAGCGCACCAGCACGAACGCTCGTACCCGCAAGGGCCCGCGTCGCGCGATCGCCGGTAAGAAGAAGCCGGGCAAGAAGTAGTCCTCAGCGGACAACGCTTCATCAGCGGTCTTCGCTGTAGGACCGACCACCTCCCCGTAGGAGTAATAGATGCCCCCCAAGGGTCGTCAGGGCGCTGCCAAGAAGGTGCGCCGCAAGGAAAAGAAGAACGTCGCTCACGGCCACGCGCACATCAAGAGCACGTTCAACAACACCATCGTCTCGATCACGGACCCCTCGGGCAACGTGATCTCCTGGGCCTCCGCCGGCCACGTCGGCTTCAAGGGCTCGCGCAAGTCCACCCCCTTCGCCGCGCAGATGGCCGCCGAGTCGGCCGCCCGCCGCGCGCAGGAGCACGGCATGCGCAAGGTCGACGTCTTCGTGAAGGGTCCGGGTTCCGGTCGTGAGACCGCCATCCGTTCGCTTCAGGCGACCGGTCTCGAGGTCGGCTCGATCCAGGACGTCACGCCGACTCCGCACAACGGCTGCCGTCCGCCCAAGCGTCGTCGCGTCTGACCCCGGCGCTTCTGGGTTTGCTGTGCCCCGGGCTTTCGGCCGGGGGTGTGGGGGCTGTCCCCCACATGTAACAGCCGGGCGGTACGGCTCTTCCGAGTCGTACCGCCCGTACCCTTGTTACACATCAGGGCGTCAAATAGCGGGCGCCCCTGACTGAAGGATCGCAACATGCTGATTGCTCAGCGTCCCTCGTTGACCGAAGAGGTCGTCGACGAGTTCCGCTCCCGGTTCGTCATCGAGCCGCTGGAGCCGGGCTTCGGCTACACCCTCGGCAACTCCCTCCGCCGGACTCTGCTGTCGTCGATCCCGGGTGCGGCTGTCACCAGCATCCGTATCGATGGCGTTCTGCACGAGTTCACCACCGTGCCTGGTGTCAAGGAAGACGTCACCGACCTCATCCTCAACATCAAGCAGCTCGTCGTCAGCAGCGAGCACGACGAGCCTGTCGTCATGTACCTGCGCAAGCAGGGCCCGGGGCTCGTCACCGCCGCCGACATCGCGCCTCCGGCCGGTGTCGAGGTGCACAACCCCGACCTCGTCCTCGCCACGCTCAACGGCAAGGGCAAGCTGGAGATGGAACTGACGGTCGAGCGTGGCCGTGGTTACGTCTCGGCTGTTCAGAACAAGCAGGTCGGTCAGGAGATCGGGCGTATCCCGGTCGACTCGATCTACTCGCCGGTTCTGAAGGTCACGTACAAGGTCGAGGCGACTCGTGTCGAGCAGCGCACCGACTTCGACAAGCTGATCGTCGACGTCGAGACCAAGCAGGCCATGCGTCCTCGTGACGCCATGGCGTCGGCTGGTAAGACGCTCGTCGAGCTGTTCGGGCTTGCCCGTGAGCTCAACATCGACGCCGAGGGCATCGACATGGGTCCGTCCCCGACGGACGCCGCCCTCGCCGCGGACCTGGCTCTGCCGATCGAGGAGCTTGAGCTCA from Streptomyces sp. NBC_00878 harbors:
- the rpsK gene encoding 30S ribosomal protein S11, giving the protein MPPKGRQGAAKKVRRKEKKNVAHGHAHIKSTFNNTIVSITDPSGNVISWASAGHVGFKGSRKSTPFAAQMAAESAARRAQEHGMRKVDVFVKGPGSGRETAIRSLQATGLEVGSIQDVTPTPHNGCRPPKRRRV
- a CDS encoding DNA-directed RNA polymerase subunit alpha: MLIAQRPSLTEEVVDEFRSRFVIEPLEPGFGYTLGNSLRRTLLSSIPGAAVTSIRIDGVLHEFTTVPGVKEDVTDLILNIKQLVVSSEHDEPVVMYLRKQGPGLVTAADIAPPAGVEVHNPDLVLATLNGKGKLEMELTVERGRGYVSAVQNKQVGQEIGRIPVDSIYSPVLKVTYKVEATRVEQRTDFDKLIVDVETKQAMRPRDAMASAGKTLVELFGLARELNIDAEGIDMGPSPTDAALAADLALPIEELELTVRSYNCLKREGIHSVGELVARSEADLLDIRNFGAKSIDEVKAKLAGMGLALKDSPPGFDPTAAADAFGADDDADAGFVETEQY
- the rpsM gene encoding 30S ribosomal protein S13; the encoded protein is MARVSGVDIPREKRVEVALTYVFGIGRTLSQKTLADTGVNPNTRVRDLSEEELVRIREYVDANFKTEGDLRREVQADIRRKVEIGCYQGLRHRRGLPVHGQRTSTNARTRKGPRRAIAGKKKPGKK